Part of the Zea mays cultivar B73 chromosome 4, Zm-B73-REFERENCE-NAM-5.0, whole genome shotgun sequence genome is shown below.
AGAGTCAGCGGCAGCAGCTAGCATCTTCAGTTCAGCATCGGCACACCAAGGAAAAAAAATCCAATGTGTGTAGTCTTATCTATCATCGGCGACCCTAAGCACAAACAAAAGTTTGCGTGTTGAAGTCTGCGTCCCCTTTTAAACTAGAGGTGCAAACTGAACGTGTTTGTGCAGGTACAGGACAAAAGTGGAGGTCAACGGCATATGGTGGTCCCAAATTGTACTCATGAAACCTCATACAGGACGAGAAACCCTGATCCCCAAAGCCATTGGAGGATAGCATCATCCACATCTATGGATGGTCACCACTGGCAGGCAGAACCCTAATCACAAACACACAGATTCTTCACTTCTTGCTGCTGGAAACAAGACCAAAGGTTCCTTGGACTACCTTTGGTGAGTCCGGAAATTGCAGCAGCCAGGCCCACTAGAGAAACTCACAGTAGTTACCACCCTGTGAACTTTATGATGGCAATTTGGATGGGGGATCTGGATCACCACAAGTCCCGGGCAAACCATATCCATATTTACTATGATGTGCCTCCTTCAGCAGAGCACTGATGACAAACAGAGAAGAATAGTGTGCCAAACGAATCCCCACCCAACAAAAAAAAACTGGAAGGAATAAAAAGGCACAAATATCACGTTCACTACTACTCAGCAGTTTGCACAAAACAAATGCAAAGGGGGGTTCCACTTCCACTAAGTGCACCACACAGGGCCGATCGCACGCATCGTCCACAATATCAACATCATCTTACATGGTTAAAAGGTTCTCTCTCAAAACACTCGCAGTCTCACAAACCAGCTACATGAAGGCTTGGGATGGAGCTCAAGACTGGATTGGCTTGATCTTGAAGTGAAGGTTGATGAGCGAGAACACGAAACACTTCAGATCCTGCATTAAGTGTGGACGTCAGGAGTGCATCTCATTTACAGTGCCATGTCCTGTGCACGACAGAAGTACGAGTTTTTTTCCACCTTACGATGTAGGGGAAGCCAAACATCAACATGATTCACTAAGCTAGCCCAACATAGGGTTAAGAACATGTTCGCATAATCACATTTATATGATTGTGGGATATTATTCAGATTATGTTGATGAAGAGCATGTATATGACACATATAGTATTGTTCCTAAAAAAACATGACAGTATAGATACAACAGTTTCTGAACCATTGAGTATGACATGTACAAAAAACCTAGAAAAGCAAGATCCTTTTAGAAAGAAAAAATGACACATTTTACTGCTAAACCCCAGAAGGAAGCTTTAAAAGGGAAATGCTAATGTGTCTTCACAAGTTCACATAACAAAGATCTTTTTTGTCAGATTTAATGAGCACAAAACAATGGGTTGTATGGAATTAAATGTTGACAAGAAACAGTTTGCCTAAGAGAGGTGACTCTTTTCTTGTTGAGCATTTATATTGTACAGTAATTTTCAGTTTCATATAAAATCAATTATCCTAGAACAGCTAAGGAACATCTTTCTCCTCCAAAGAAACTTGTTCATCTAAAATTATTAAACTTGATATTCCTCTGGTGCCCACAGGTATAAAATAATGATGCCTACTATCATCAACTAGCCTCAGCAGCTAATCAATTCAATTTAACCATTATTTCTCTGCTGCGCATAAGTTCAGCATAAGAACTGATCAGCACAAAAAAAAAAAAGATGATGGAACCATCAGAAGGATCCCAAGTCTGGTGAATATGAACCAATGTCTGGCTAAGGTACAATCTAACATCAAGGTCACAAACAATAGTTCTGAAAGCTACCGGTAGTATAAACTGCACAACGGAACGAACAAGCATATTCTCAGTTGCTTGTCCTCCTTTGTCACAAGTCAGAAGCCAATTTTTGTTCCTTGTTGTCCTGAATTTGAGAATCCAGGTGTCCCCACAAGTCACAAGCACACAAGCAAGGTATTTAGTGCTAGCGTCAAGTTATCAGACACGGAAAAAATATCTATCATACTGATCATGTGCTTGTTATTAATACATTGTCAGGTAGAGCTTAGAACCATGAAAATTCTGGAGGGCCACAGGAAACAAACAATATCTGTATTTGTCATGGTTGAGGGGGAACCTGGACAAGGTAGTAGAAGATCCGGAGGCCCTCCGGGTCCTTGCTGGACTGGACATCGACGAGGGAGCCGATCTTGGAAGTGGTGAATGAAATGTGCTCGTTGCCCATGACGATCTCGAGCTCCTGGCGGCCGATGCGGTCGGGCTCGGGCCAGTTGCTGTCGTCCTCCTTCATGATCTGCGACCGGGGTAGGGGGGTCAACCGACAAACCAATCAAACAGACAAAATGAAACCGGCTCTTCAGCGGCAAAACCTAGCTAGGTTTTCGGTAGAGACCGAGAACacagtgaagaaaagaaaatggGAGCGCGCATACGTCGGACTCCTGGATGATCCTCCTGGCCTCGCGGAGGACGGAGGGCGAGACGAAGACCTCCTTGCGGATCATGGTGTCGTTCTTGTAGTTGGAGTTGTTGGCGTAGCGGAGCTTGCCGTCGGGGCGGAACTCGAACTCGAGGAACTCGTGCCCGAACTTGCCCTTGTGTCCCACGTAGTAGCGCAGGTAGAactcgccctcgccctcgccaGCGCCGCTgttctcgccgccggccgccgccatagatttcctttttttttctcccCTTTGCTGCCCTTCTCGGCGATTGGAACGGAACTGGATTTGGGGTTCTGGAGTGGACGGTGAGGGTGGGCACCGCAAACGTGCTCGCCTCCTCTTCCAGTCTTCCTCCTATCGTGACTCGTGTAGAGTAATCTGCAAATATCCATCAATCTGGGCCGTACGTCTCTTGACCTAACGGAGGAGACAGTTTGCGAATATACCCAAAGTTGGGATTGCGACTATTATCCCAGTCCAAGACTTTGCAATTTGCCCCCTGGTTCATCCTGGAGCTGAAGGAAATCCAGGCTCTCTCTCTCGTCTCTGAATGTCACTTGAGTTTCTTTTATCAGGTGCCACAAAGTTGATACTCAAAAAGATTTCAAATAGCCCTACTCTACTGCAAGCTTTTAGACTTGTCGATTGATGCTAAGGTTTTCCATCTGATTTTATTTTAATAGAGAAATGGCAAGCAGCATAGATTCAACATGAACAAAAAAGGAAAACGATGGAAAATAACACGTTCAAAACGATTGAGATCCCTGATCTGCCTCTTCACATAACAAATCAATACGAATCCGTTGCCAGGCCACAGTGCACAAACTCGCAACAATTTCATTTTGCAGCAGCAAAAGACTGAACCTACAGCTGCGCAGTTTGAGAGACTCTGGGCCGCTTGGAAGCCGCCATCAGCTGGACAAGCGATGGCAGGGGGCGCGGCACCGGCACGTTCATCGACCTGTACAGCCTCCTCAGGCTCGCGTTGAGGCCCTTCGATGATCCGACAACGGTTGAAGAATCGCTCGCCCTTTCAGAGTACTGATGATCAGTGCTCCTCCCAGTTCCTGGTGTAGCGGTGGTGCCATCCTCTAGAACATGCGCAGCTGAGACCATCCCTTCAGTCGCTTCCGTACCTTCGTCAGTAGTCATCTTATGCCTGCAAACTCCCGCCGTCAAACGAGCACGAGCATTCAGGTTTTGTTCTTGCGCCCCCAGTTCAGCCGCTGTGTTCCCTCTGTCATGTTCAGTCTCTACACCTTTCTTTCCACCTTCAGTTAGATCAACTACTTCTACTCCGTCATCAGATTTGATGTCGTTCAGCAGCTCAGATTCATCACAGATCGGATTGTGCTCCCTTGTTGCAGCTTCAGTTAACCCAACCACTTGAATAGGCTTACTATGTCTACAAAACTCAAGCTCAGTTGCAGAATCCTTGGCTTCAAGCTCATCGTCACCAATGATCTCGGCACTCTCATACTCATAGTTCCACAGTTCAGGTTCGTGTTGTGGTAATCCGAACCTTGCGCTTCCGAAAAGCGTGACAGGTGGCTCGACTCTGACCTCGAAATCAACCACTGCTGCTTCTGCACCCTCCTCCGGTGCTTGGCTGATATCATCAGAGGGAGCACAAGCGCTGAACACTTCCTCGCGCTTCTCGACGGCTTCTACTGTCAGCAGCACTGCCTGGGCCGAGCTGGTAACGGTAGACATTCCATCAGATATCCCGAGCAACTTCCAGATGGGATCGTCAGGTCCGAACCGGGACAGGGAGCAGTGCTTCCTCACATAGCTGAGGTCCACCGCCATGCACGGCGGCGTGGTGGAGACGACCCATTTGGGCTTGAGGATCCCCAGCGCCTGCTCCAACTCCTCCCGGGAGGAGTGCATCGACAAGCAGACGTGCCAGACCCCGAACTCGTCGCGCATCGCCTCCGTCAGCACCGGTTTCTGCTGCTGCTGCGTCGACGCCTCCTCCGGTGGCGGTGGGTCGTAGTACGCGTACCACTGCGAGGAGGGCCTGATGATGAGGGGCTCCGGCTGGCGCGCGGCGCGCGCCTGCGCGAGGATCTCCGTGGCCCGCTCCGACAGCCGCGGGAACGGCAGGACGTGGAAGCGGGTGGAGGGCGCGgcgtcgtcggcggcgaggatctCCGGCGCGACGTGCGCCAGCCTCTGGTGGCAATCGGAGTTCTTCTCCCTGTCGACGTAGATCTTGGACCCGAACGCCTTGGACACCTCGACGAGGACGTCCTCCTGCCCCAGCATGTCGCACACGAGGTACACCACCGGCGCGCTCGGGTGCTTCCAGACGCAGTCGATCACCTGGCGGATGGAGTCCTGCGTGGCGGGGAAGCGCAGGGAGCACCGCGCGAAGGTGCAGTCGAGGAAGAGGTAGTCGATGCGGCGGGCGAGGTGGGACGTCAGGGCGCTGAGGCAGTCGGGCGTCAGGCGGCAGTCGCCGGTGTGCAGGACGTCGCCGAAGGGGCCCTCGAACAGGAACATCACGGCGCCTGTATGTTGAAATTGAAAAGGGATCGAATGAGGTCCCCCGGTCGGTGATCCGAATCAACAAGGGGCGGCGCGCTGACCTGGGCAGTGGTTGGCGTCGACCGCGGTGACGGTGAAGTCGCCGTCGGGGTCCGGGACGCGCAGCGGCGGCTGGCCGACGTCCAGCTCGACGAAGGCGGCGCGGTCGAGCTGCGGGAAGATGCGGAGGGCGATGAGGATGGTGAGGCGGGAGGCGTAGACCGGGGAGGAGGAAGCGGAGACGGCGGACGTAGCGGTGATGCCGGCGAGGTGGTCGCGGTGGGCGTGGGTGAGGAAGCGGTGGCGCTTCAGCGCCGACGCCGGGGTCCACGTGTCCACCGCGAATGGCAGACCCCGAGGCATCTCGATCGGCATCTCGCTCGCTCGTCTCCTCCCGTGTCCGGGCCAGGCCTCCTCCGGCGAGCGAGCGATCCGATCTGCGGATTGGAGTGGCGCCGCCCTCGCCCAA
Proteins encoded:
- the LOC100280575 gene encoding Protein mago nashi homolog 2, which produces MAAAGGENSGAGEGEGEFYLRYYVGHKGKFGHEFLEFEFRPDGKLRYANNSNYKNDTMIRKEVFVSPSVLREARRIIQESDIMKEDDSNWPEPDRIGRQELEIVMGNEHISFTTSKIGSLVDVQSSKDPEGLRIFYYLVQDLKCFVFSLINLHFKIKPIQS